The genomic region AGTTCCTGGGCGGCATCGGCACAGGAGCTGTCCAACCGCAGCACTTCCTTTAAGGCCTGAGCGGCTTCATCGTATCTCTGTGGGGAAATTATTGTAAATTCTCTCTACGCTAAAATGCAAGATTCTCAGTCTGAATAGTAAACAATAACATAAAACGCATTCGCAAACATCTGTGCATGAGGCACATGCTCATGTACCGATTCATGATTGGCGAAAAGACACGAAGTACACAACTTGGCATGGTTACAAAAAAAGGGATAGTTGACATTTCTTGTTCTCGATAGAAATTATACAAAAATGTAATCCAAGTTTGAAAGGCATCCAGTGAGAAGATAATGGTTCAAAGCTACATAACTGACCCTGGCATCAGACATTACCTTCAACCCTGCCAGAGCTCTTCCTTTTCTGTAGAGGCCTTTGACCCAGCCAGGACTCATGTTGAGGGCTAACTCCGCATCAGCCAAGGCTTTCTCATAGTCCTGGATCTTCTCATAACAGAAGGACCGGTTGCCAAACAGCCTGAAACACAAAAGCAGTTTGTTTTAAGTTGTAAAAGCACATTGAAAACCTGAGAAAGTTGTGTCATTTAAACCAAATCAATTGTCCTAGTTGATGGCACAGCCTAGGAACCTATCAATACTGTAAaggaaaaaataataattatgcaaaccatttaaaatcacatttattCAAAATAATTGGTGACCAGTTTGACATTTCAAGATGATTGTAGTTTCTCACCTAAACTCTGCAGGGTTGTACTTAATTGCATCCGTAAAATACTTAACAGCCATGTCAAAATGTCCACTGCTGGCAAACTGATTACCAattactgtggagagagagagaaaaagctgcCAATTTCAAAATCAGTGTACCCCCTTCTAGGGTGTTCATTTCAAGCAACTCTGGTCTAGAATACTCACTTTTGCAACATTTGGACAAAATGTTCCGAAATAATGAGGGAAGTTCTTTAATAATATAGTAAGCGAAACTCACCAGCCAGCTCTGTACTCTTTTTAAATATATCCTCAGTGTTGGGTACAGGAGAATTCTGTGCAAGGATAAACAAGAGACAGTTTACACATCCAGAATACTTAAGTGGGCATACACTGCATGATACACTGCATGATAGACAGAACGATATTTCTACGATTTCACTTGTCGCAGATAATTTCTGGATTGTATTTTAATCTTGAGGCATAGTGTCACTGGGGGTTGGGGGCAACGAAGTAGattaaatgccccccccccccccccccctccatgttCTCCAAACAACATCATGACCCACACACGATGAAAAGTCTCATAACGAAATGTTGTCGGAGCTCCTGCAGTGCGACAGGTGATGCATTCTGATAGCCAATAGAAATGCATGATGAGTGAATAAACTGGTCCGCTGTGGAATTGCTCAATCAGTAGGATACGTTATACAACATTTTTAAGTCAGCTCACACTACACTCAATCCACTTCAACAACATACCCAATGCCTCAACTAATTATTTTATGCACTTCCATTTCTCCCTGCCAATATTCATAAGGGTTTACCCATCTCTCGTTGAAATCGTATATGTCATTTGGGGAAAAACAGCTGCtaagtgagaggggggggggggggggggggggggggagtccatCGTACACTCTACCGATAGCAACAGCAAGATTGAACCGCTGGTTTATTGTACAGTGTGCCATATATTTCCAGGATGCTTAGTACTGTACAGTGTATTCCTGGCTCCACCTTAAAGCATTCAATAGATTAACACACCTTTTGTATATCTTTCATTTCTTTATTTGGCTTCTCCTTCGGTTGACTGGTTTTCTTTTTCTCCTTCCATTCTGGCCTAGGCTTCTGTTCAAGTTGACGCTTTGCTATATCAGCAGCCTTGGATACAAAACTGCTGGTCATATCCAGTTGCAGTTCCTGGTGGAAATAGGGGAAAATTAAAAGGGTCAAAATAGACCTGTCCATTTTCTCCAAAATAGAAACTtgataaagtgtttttttttacttctGGAGTAGCAGTTAAACCACAACAATGACATGCTGCTTCTGTTACGCCAGTGTTAATTTAGACAGCTATTTTAGATATAGTTTCAGTCTTAATGACTAAAATAACTTTTAGTCTTCGTCCCATTTTAGTAAATATGTTCTTCTTAGTTATTAGTTGGACTTAAACTCGGGACAATGTGTTTAGTTTTAGCCTTTGCCATCATGTGAACATTCATAGTAGTACCAGTTGGACACGGCTATCTCTTCGTATAGCTGACACTACTGTATGTTATTTTTAGTGCTACACTGATATTGATTAGTGCACTGTTGGGTTTTATAGCTTGTAagaaaaggcatttcactgtacttgtgcacatgACATTAAAAACTTTAAATATTGCTATTGTGGCAGATTGTAACCCAATGTAAGCCATGATTAACTACAGCCTATGctacaggttaaacaatttaaagataGCTCTTTTCATCCCACCATGACCTGACAGTGAAAATAAGTGGAGAATCTGAGCTTTCCAACAATGCCAGAAATATTACTGTAATCCTAATATTTAGCAAATTTCCCAAAAAAGGGTAAAAAAAACTACTCACATTTGTGGATAGATGAAAAAAATCAGTGCACATGGGGAAATAGAGTTTCTGATGTGATCAAAGCAAAAATATCTTACATGAAAGAGAGTAAACATTGTTTCTAGTTTAGGTTAGTTGCAATCGAAGCTTCCTGGTTGCGCTTCAGTGACTGAAGTAACCGTTCGGGAGTTATGTGGGAGAGACAGTTAGACCTGCTCAAATCAGACTGCGCAACTGAAAGATGTTAATACCAATGAGAGGATTGCATGAAATATTCCGCAAAGTCATGCATGCTTATGATTAGACAACACAGAAGAAAGGGAGCTTGATGTCAAATGAAAATGTTCTTTAGTCTAACGTGGAATTATCGTCTCTTCACATTTTTGTCAACTGAAACGAAAACTCATTATGctacaattattttttttaaataaaaaaaataaaaaaatgcatcTCATTATATTCATTCGTTTTCACCAAGGATAATATgttgtaattttttaaattaaatgaaCACTGCATTATGCCAATGCAGGGTGTGACATTTAACTTCTAAACGTCACTTATCCTGTTACTACGATCACTTGCCCGAAAATGTATCCTATGCATAGGGGAGAAGCAATATGTTTGCTGCCTTTCACCTACACATAAAGGGATAAAGCAGAAAGATCCATACTGCAATTCTTTGCATTTTGGTTGACATCAAAACATTCTCAGAAAAGGCTCAACTTTCTTGACTGCCATACATTGTCTGTTTTTCACTTAAACAATGGGGAGGAAtcagaaatatcagttttaggcTACTGGAATGCTATAGTTTGGTTGTTTTaacataaacatacataaaaacacatttttgcacTAACCCCTGCTACTGCTACGCTCCCAGTGGAGCAGCTCAATGATTCACATGTAACCAAAGGCACCATTTTAGTTTGGTTACCTCAGAGTTGCTGTGTAtgctctcctcctcactctcctcgCCGGCGTCGCTGGACTCCCCGCTGCTGTCTCCGCTATCAGTAACAGACAAGTCCTGCAGGCCCTGAGCGAGAGCCCCTTTAGCGCTGGTACTAGTCTTGTTACACTCACTTTCATTTACTTTACTCTCTGCATCAAGCTGTGAACATTCAACAGTCATATGTCAAGAGAGAAAAATCATACATTTAAATTATAGTGACATGCTTAAACTGATATATAAACCCAGGTATGATTGCTTCAGCTTTTATTAAATATAATAAACATTGTTAATCAGCTGAGTTGATAAAGCACTCACCTTGACTTCTGTCACTGGGTTCTGTTTTTCTTTCTCCAACTTCTCAAGCTGTCTTCTTTCTTTTTGTTTCTGTAGGACAGAAATTGAACTTTGTTTAAATTGTCGGAGCTTTCCTAAACCCACTAACCTCCCGACTAGTTGACCTCAAACCTCACAATTTTCTTAATCTTCTTCTTCTCAGCCTTGACTTTGCTCTTTCGGTACTCTTTCAACACATCAAGAGCTCTCACGGCAGGCTGCAGAACGAAGACATATTTAAATAGAATACAAGATTATTCAAAAAGGTTTTGTAGCAATCAAAGCCATACTTTTTTTCCATTAGATTAACAGGAGATTGTAAAATACTGACATTATCTGGAGATGGTTTAGAGGCTGCTTTAGGTGGTTGATTGTAATGCAGAGAGGTGGGTTGGTATGAAGAGCTTGAGTTGGATAAGAAGTTTCTGGAAAACCCACAGTATGACTTTCTACCATGGTGATCTTCATAGTCACTGTCATAAAAGTCTTCACCCGAGTAATATTCATGGGTTACAAAATCCAAACCTTTGTGAAAAGAATGGGAATTGTCATTCACAGTAAACAATAGAGCTAGACGTTGGGAACAGCATAGATTCAAACTACTCTTTTCTGGCACATCTTGTTTAAATATGATTCATCTTTCAAGGTCCagtgacactttttttttttttaatcaaggcGACTGACGTGATACAAACATGTTATTCATCTAATACATATTCTGATAAGTCATCTTGGTATAAAAATGCAAATAAACTTATCGATGTTATTTGCATTTATACTGTGCTAGCACTAggccagcgtttcccaaactcggtcctctggACCCCAAAGTGGTGCACGTCTAGGTTTTCGCCCTAACTCGACACAGTCggactcaaataatcaaagcttcaTGATTAGTTGAatatttcaatcagctgtgtagtgctaggacaaAAAACGTACAGTCCTTGGGGTTTGAGGACAGAGTTTGGAGAAACCCTGCACTAGGCATTGCTTTTAATACCAGTTCTTACCAAGATATCCAATGTTTAGCCCGTGAGACTTTACTCTTACAAAATCCATTACGGCATGCTGAAAAAGAAAGGAGGCAGGAAAGTAAGTACAGAGATGCATTTTTGTGTCTCTCTTAGATAGGGTTGCACAATTTTATGGGAACTTTAAAATCAATTCCCTGGTTTCCctgcgtcccccccccccccccccccagcactgaGCATATTTCAGGTTTACTAAACGCAAAATTGAACATATAATTCCGTGCAACATCCAGTACACGTTAACTGGGAatactgaggctgtacccgctttaagttagtTTTACATGGCCAAGTAGACTATGGCTATTTGAGCATAATGTAAGCCTTCAATCAAACTGAGAACTTGCTTAAAACGAATGTAATTGTTAAAAGGCATAATTATAAAATAGATAAATACAAGTCCTAATCTCAGATCCAGGAAATGTGAAAAGTGACGCTGACTGTTTCGTGAGAATGACCCTTAGACTACACTTCACACTGGTCTCTCCCCCCACCTTGCCTCAAACAACGCCAGTACACAAATTAAAATGTAATCCCTACAACAATTACTAACTAAACATTCAGCTTGGTACTTACCATTCTATGGATGTCTCCGGGGTCTAATAGCAGGAAAAAAATCAAAAATGTCAGCAGGGCACacacacgtaatgttagctaacgttactagcTAATAGTTAGCAGCTAGCTTAGGTTCATAAAATAAGAGATATCGAAGTTAATTCCTGCGACCGCTTAACGTGTTCGCAGCTATACCAAAAAAACTAAATAGTTATACTAAATGTTAGCTACTTCTAGCTAGTTAACTTACAGAAAGTTATGAGTTAACATCTGATACCTCGTGAGTCAAACATAGGTGGTGTTtgggaagagagaaaaaaagtacTCTTACCCTGCTCCACTTCTGAAACCTTCGCGAGTCTTCTTTCAGACATGTCGAATGAGAgcaagctatatatatatatatatatatatatatattatttaaaaatTAGCTAGCTTAATGACGCTGGCTTATCCATCGAAATGTTTTGCCTCGTTTTTTCCCCCCACCTTTGTGTCGAATGAACTCAACTCCCCTCCAAAAAAAATGTCGTTCTCTTCTTCTGTGGTTGTTATCTGCTgttggcatccaacgttatggTGCATTGCCGCCTCCTACTGTCCTGGAGCGTGGGCCAGAGACAAGGAGGAACTAAATCCTACCCGCCAGCCCAATTTGATAAAAAGATATGAGACTGTATCTGATGACGTTTTACTCAGTTTGCTCTTTTAAACTCAATTGCtgtatcccctcctccctcatacTGGATCTCaggctctctttccctctcatactgcccacactgtatcagtacatgctcccctgtctctgtttcctgaCAGTAATCACACCTTCCTGTTGGATGCTTTCATATCACATTAAAAGTCTCAACATGTTGTTTCTCACCCTCAGCCCTTGTATAGAtgacctcctctcttctgtctctttctgccatcctgtgtgtgtgtgtgtgtgtgtgtgtgtcgcagaTGTCAAAATCGaaatcatattttattggtcacatacacatggttagctgatgtagccaaatgcttttgcttctagttccgacaatgcagtaatatctcacAAATTCACAAccactaccttatacacacaaatgtaagggATGAATaggtacatataaatatatggatgagcgatggctgtgcggcataggcaagatgcagcagATGGAATAGAGCAGTATATACGAGACGCGTGATGTAggacatgtaaacattattaaagtggtgttatATAAAGTGACTAATGATAGGCATCGGCAAGAtgctaaggcactacatctcagtcactacagacaccctggtgtgaatccaggctgtatcacaaccggccgtgattgggagtcccatagggtggcgcacaattggcccagcatcatccgagttaggccggtgtaggccgtcattgtaaatatgaatttgttctgaactgacttgcctagttaaataaaaaaacatgcttGACCTTAGTGTCTGTGTTCCACTGCTCTTgtcatctctgtaccaccactGTCCTTATCATTCCCTTAACCTCTGCCTTGCTCTTTGGCACTCCacatctacctcctctctcctaagGACCTGTTTAGCTAGCATATCTAGAAGACTTCCACCCAGGGACACACTCCTTTCACACCGCTTTGATACAGCTACAAACGGAAGtgattttcgtagcaggttaggggaACATTTTCCCAATCtcaacctaattctcctaacatGCTACGAAAAAGACCATTCCAGTTGTAGTGTGAAGTGTGTTTCTCCTTCCACCCCCACATGGGCTGAGATCCAAGCATAACTTCTGGGCATTGGTCTCACCCGGGAATGAATTTGGAGTACCCATATAGCAGGTATTGTCTgctcataatcttgatgtgattggcctgactgaaacatggcttaaaccggattaatttactgtgttaaatgaggcctcacctcctggttacactagtgaccatatcccccgcgcatccagcaaaggcggaggtgttgctaacatttacaagagcgaatttcaatttacaaaaaaaaaaaaagactgcgTTTtggtcttttgagcttctagtcatgaaatctatgcagcctactcaatcactttttatagctactgtttacaggcctccggGGCCATATTCAGCGTTCTTGACCGacttccctgaattcctatcagaacttgtagtcatggcagataacaGATGACTTTaaaattcacatggaaaagtccacaaacCCAcaccaaaaggctttcggagccatcatcgacttagtgggttttgtccaacatatctccggacctactcactgccacagtcatactctggacctagttttgtcccgtggtaTAAATATTGTGTTCCTCATAGTCCAGGATTatcagaccaccattttattacgtttgcaatcgcaacaaataatctgctcagaccccaaccaagaatCATCAAAAGCtgtgtgctataaattctcggacaacccaaagattttTCGATGCCCTTCGACtacctccacctacccaaggacgtcagagtacaactgtaagtcttccgactagcttggaaagacaataccgtgcagtattgaagagccctcactgctgctcgatcatcctatttttccaacttaattggggagaataagaacaatccataATGTATTTGAtgctgtcgcaaagctaactaaaaagcagcattcccaaaGAGAGGACGGCTTTCACTTGTGTGATACATTTATGAACTTTGAAAAGATCATGTACTTTTTGTCAaagaaagcaaattatggactcctctttaaatctgcatatttctccaaagctcagttatACTGaatctgcacaacactgccaggacctaggatcaagagagacactcaaagtgttttagtactatatctcttgacacattgatgaaaatagtcatggccacTAAACCTTCAAGcttgcatactggaccctattaaACTAAACGATTGAAAGAGTtgtttcctgtgcttggccctcctatgttgaatatAATAAAACGTCTccctatccaccagatgtgtaccagactcactaaaagtggcagtaataaaagcctctcttgaaaaagccaaaccttgacccagaaaatataaaaaaactatcggcctatatcgaatctcccaatcctctagcactgagactgcactcgtgaaggtggtaaattacattttaatggcatcagaccaaggctctgcagctgtcctcatgctcctagaccttagtgctgcttttgaagctgcggtcatccccctcttcaaagggggggatactcttgacccaaactgctacagacttatatctatcctaccgtgcctttctaaggtcttcgaaagccaagtcaacaaacagattaccgaccatttcgaatctcaccataccttctctgctatgcaatctggtttcagagctggtcatgggtgcacctcagccacgctcaaggtcctaaacgatatcttaaccgccatcgataagaaacattactgtgcagccgtattcattgatctggccaaggctttcgactctgtcaatcaccacatcctcatcggcagactcgacagccttggtttctcaaatgattgcctcgcctggttcaccaactacttctctgatagagttcagtgtgtcaaatcggagggtctgctgtccggacctctggcagtctctatgggggtgccacagggttcaattcttggaccgactctcttctctgtatacatcaatgaggtcgctcttgctgctggtgagtctctgatccacctctacgcagccgacaccattctgtatacttccggcccttctttggacactgtgttaacaaccctccaggcaagcttcaatgccatacaactctccttccgtggcctccaattgctcttaaatacaagtaaaactaaatgcatgctcttcaaccgatcgctacctgcacctacccgcctgtccaacatcactactctggacggctctgacttagaatacgtggacaactacaaatacttaggtgtctggttagactgtaaactctccttccagacccatatcaaacatctccaatccaaagttaaatctagaattggcttcctatttcgcaacaaagcatccttcactcatgctgccaaacatacccttgtaaaactgaccatcctaccaatcctcgactttggcgatgtcatttacaaaatagcctccaataccctactcaacaaattggatgcagtctatcacagtgcaatccgttttgtcaccaaagccccatatactacccaccatgcAATCCttaggtcactggttcaaatctgtctcgaaggattgtacattttcttgtggcttacgccaactttttgacagcagtgcaccttgacatgtgcttgacaaaaaatatctttcaatgagagaagaaatcttcacttgttgacctttgattggaatgttggtagagcagcagagagttctcgaggttgcaacagtccttaggtcgctgactcagaagagtataactttttctgctattgtgccaagtttttgacttatacctagtgtttccccaaaagcaagccattccctgagcgggaatcaaacccaggccgcggtggtaaatgaaccgaatcctaaccactagaccaacagggagagagaaaaagacatttcgcagtgagggggctaaacagcgattttattcctcggctcactttttgtctattcccaaatgcaactacttgccatctaaggggatgtagctcagaggaatagagcattagttgaacgtacgaagacctgggggcaatcctcagcagctccaagacaccaccaaactcagcagaataaTTTCTTAAAGGCAActtatgcttctgccgaacctctgaccatctaggtgatggcgtttgaccacgtttgtcacccttcgatagctcagttggtagagtggaggactgtaggtgaaattgctgtatgtaatccttaggtcgctggttcaaatccggctcgaaggattgtacattttcttgtggcttacgccaactttttgacagcagtgcactttgacatgtgcttgacaaaaaatatctttccctgagagaagaaatcttcacttgttgacctttgatacgaatgttggtagagcagcagagagttctcgagattgcaacagtccttaggtcgctgactcagaagagtataactttttctgcaattctgccaagtttttgacttatgcctagtgtttccccaaaagcaagccattccctgagcgggaatcaaacccaggccgcggtggtaaatgaaccgaatcctaaccactagaccaacagggacagagaaaaagacatttcgcagtgagggggctaaacagcgattttattcctcggctcactttttgtctattcccaaatccaactacttgcaatctaaggggatgtagctcagaggaatagagcattagctgaacgtacgaagacctgagggcaatcctcagcagctccaagacaccaccaaactcagcagaatcatttcttaaagggaacatatgcttctgccgaacctctgaccatctaggtgatgtcgtttgaccacatttgtcacccttcgatagctcagttggtagagcggaggactgtaggtgaaattgctgtaatccttaggtccctggttcaaatccggtttgaaggattgtacattttcttgtggcttacgccaactttttgacagcagtgcactttgacatgtgcttgacaaaaattATCTTTACCTGAGAGAAGAaaacttcacttgttgacctttgatacgaatgttggtcgagcagcagagagttctcgagattgcaacagtccttaggtcgctgactcagaagagtataactttttctgcaattgtgccaagtttttgacttatgcctagtgtttccccaaaagcaagccattccctgagcgggaatcaaacccaggccgcggtggtaaatgaaccaaatcttaaccactagaccaacagggacagagaaaaagacatttcgcagtgagggggctaaacagcgattttattcctcagctcactttttgtctattccgaaatgcaactacttgcaatctaaggggatgtagctcagaggaatagagcat from Oncorhynchus kisutch isolate 150728-3 linkage group LG9, Okis_V2, whole genome shotgun sequence harbors:
- the LOC109878501 gene encoding tetratricopeptide repeat protein 31, which codes for MSERRLAKVSEVEQDPGDIHRMHAVMDFVRVKSHGLNIGYLGLDFVTHEYYSGEDFYDSDYEDHHGRKSYCGFSRNFLSNSSSSYQPTSLHYNQPPKAASKPSPDNPAVRALDVLKEYRKSKVKAEKKKIKKIKQKERRQLEKLEKEKQNPVTEVKLDAESKVNESECNKTSTSAKGALAQGLQDLSVTDSGDSSGESSDAGEESEEESIHSNSEELQLDMTSSFVSKAADIAKRQLEQKPRPEWKEKKKTSQPKEKPNKEMKDIQKNSPVPNTEDIFKKSTELAVIGNQFASSGHFDMAVKYFTDAIKYNPAEFRLFGNRSFCYEKIQDYEKALADAELALNMSPGWVKGLYRKGRALAGLKRYDEAAQALKEVLRLDSSCADAAQELMRVQITQLMGFGFSREQSSNALIIHGNVEKSLEALSKISGILYNGNYPTASVTYPAKADCVYSTSTTSEFPSAPKPHQAQHSQSLQNRHKTNTPIRTMSENFPVVTKLYPIWVGNLVPSATEAMIIERFEGAGKIHSIKLLRSRRCAFVNYLDPDCCEIALTFHGMELNGSKILVRYPDRNPTHLGIAKDAQKAQDLPSHSTKECFFWRNLGCNRRPNCPYRHIPEHHGVDKGKTSAQ